A single window of Solanum dulcamara chromosome 5, daSolDulc1.2, whole genome shotgun sequence DNA harbors:
- the LOC129889627 gene encoding vacuolar protein sorting-associated protein 25 isoform X2, which produces MQKLGEFKLPNFFNYPPYFTLQPVRETREKQIQLWKELIIDFCRTQKIFIIALEMIFDSAGSLSHEAREAFLSALVSDGRAEWMDKGHRKCLVLWHRIQDWADLIINFVKENGLEDSVMTVEEIRSGVESRGTELHGIDRTVLMRALKLLEHKGKLAIFKGTSADDEGVKFSL; this is translated from the exons ATGCAGAAGCTAGGCGAATTCAAGCTACCTAACTTCTTTAATTATCCACCCTACTTCAC TTTGCAGCCTGTGAGGGAAACTAGGGAAAAGCAGATACAGCTATGGAAAGAGCTCATAATTGATTTCTGTCGAACCCAAAAGATTTTTATAATTGCCCTGGAG ATGATCTTCGATAGTGCAGGATCTCTGAGTCATGAAGCTAGGGAGGCATTTCTTTCGGCTTTGGTCTCTGATG GTCGTGCAGAATGGATGGATAAAGGTCATAGAAAATGCCTAGTCCTATGGCATCGTATTCAAGACTGGGCAGATTTGATTATAAACTTT GTGAAGGAGAATGGGCTGGAGGACAGTGTTATGACAGTTGAAGAAATACGTTCCGGGGTGGAGTCTCGTGGAACAG AGCTTCATGGAATAGACCGTACAGTTCTTATGCGAGCTTTGAAGCTGCTCGAACATAAAGGGAAGCTTGCAATATTTAAGGGAACTTCAGCTGATGATGAaggtgtcaaattttctttgtaa
- the LOC129889627 gene encoding vacuolar protein sorting-associated protein 25 isoform X1, whose product MQKLGEFKLPNFFNYPPYFTLQPVRETREKQIQLWKELIIDFCRTQKIFIIALEVDFPLFSNPAIERSLSHEAREAFLSALVSDGRAEWMDKGHRKCLVLWHRIQDWADLIINFVKENGLEDSVMTVEEIRSGVESRGTELHGIDRTVLMRALKLLEHKGKLAIFKGTSADDEGVKFSL is encoded by the exons ATGCAGAAGCTAGGCGAATTCAAGCTACCTAACTTCTTTAATTATCCACCCTACTTCAC TTTGCAGCCTGTGAGGGAAACTAGGGAAAAGCAGATACAGCTATGGAAAGAGCTCATAATTGATTTCTGTCGAACCCAAAAGATTTTTATAATTGCCCTGGAGGTAGACTTTCCATTGTTCAGTAATCCTGCTATTGAAA GATCTCTGAGTCATGAAGCTAGGGAGGCATTTCTTTCGGCTTTGGTCTCTGATG GTCGTGCAGAATGGATGGATAAAGGTCATAGAAAATGCCTAGTCCTATGGCATCGTATTCAAGACTGGGCAGATTTGATTATAAACTTT GTGAAGGAGAATGGGCTGGAGGACAGTGTTATGACAGTTGAAGAAATACGTTCCGGGGTGGAGTCTCGTGGAACAG AGCTTCATGGAATAGACCGTACAGTTCTTATGCGAGCTTTGAAGCTGCTCGAACATAAAGGGAAGCTTGCAATATTTAAGGGAACTTCAGCTGATGATGAaggtgtcaaattttctttgtaa
- the LOC129889623 gene encoding protein AE7-like: protein MVSELINANPVVYEKKERRDRGATTVLDEYAAEPIDQLEIFDHIRDIKDPEHPYSLEELKVITEDAVEVDDKRSYVRVTFTPTVEHCSMATVIGLCLSVKLMRSLPSRYKVDIRVAPGTHATEAAVNKQLNDKERVAAALENPNLVDMVDECLAPSYA from the exons ATGGTTTCTGAATTAATAAATGCCAACCCCGTTGTGTATGAAAAGAAGGAGCGTCGAGATAGGGGTGCAACAACTGTTCTGGACGAATATGCAGCTGAACCTATCGACCAGCTAGAAATTTTTG ACCATATTAGAGATATAAAAGATCCAGAGCATCCCTATTCTCTGGAAGAACTGAAAGTTATAACAGAAGATGCGGTTGAGGTAGATGACAAGCGAAGCTATGTAAG GGTCACATTCACGCCTACGGTTGAACATTGCAGCATGGCGACTGTTATTGGATTATGCTTGAGTGTGAAGCTTATGCGAAGTTTGCCTTCCCGTTATAAG GTTGATATTAGAGTAGCACCTGGGACTCATGCTACGGAAGCTGCAG TAAATAAGCAGTTGAACGATAAAGAACGCGTAGCTGCAGCATTGGAGAACCCTAACCTCGTCGACATGGTTGATGAATGCCTCGCTCCATCGTATGCATGA